A part of Capsicum annuum cultivar UCD-10X-F1 chromosome 6, UCD10Xv1.1, whole genome shotgun sequence genomic DNA contains:
- the LOC107875009 gene encoding uncharacterized protein LOC107875009, whose protein sequence is MGLRAIPFSASQNGLMPNYYLGGSEYFAKCCVLPSSRMSSSKLVVVSAKAKKEHTQEEEEPKNKKKQSLFSSVTDALDFSQVRSAKDAELLDEARQKTQSGERMSKEQYGALRRKIGGTYKDFFKSYVEVDGQYVEEGWIDKTCKVCKKDTRGEARQVDKLGRYAHVACLEKSNSGNFFAKLFSR, encoded by the exons ATGGGGCTCAGGGCTATTCCATTTTCAGCTTCTCAAAATGGCCTTATGCCTAATTACTATTTGGGTGGTTCAGAATATTTCGCCAAATGCTGTGTTCTTCCTAGCAGCAGAATGTCCTCATCAAAACTAGTAGTAGTTTCAGCAAAGGCAAAGAAAGAGCAtacacaagaagaagaagaacccaagaataagaagaagcaaTCTTTGTTTTCAAGTGTAACTGACGCTCTCGATTTTTCCCAGGTTAGATCCGCAAAGGACGCGGAGCTTCTTGATGAAGCTCGACAAAAAACACAATCTGGGGAGAGAATGTCCAAAGAACAG TATGGAGCTCTAAGACGGAAGATTGGTGGGACATACAAAGATTTCTTCAAGTCCTACGTTGAGG TGGATGGGCAATATGTGGAGGAGGGATGGATAGACAAGACGTGCAAGGTTTGCAAGAAAGATACGAGAGGAGAAGCGAGGCAAGTTGACAAATTGGGCCGATATGCGCACGTTGCTTGCCTAGAGAAATCCAACTCCGGAAATTTCTTCGCCAAGCTCTTCTCAAGATGA